The Vicia villosa cultivar HV-30 ecotype Madison, WI linkage group LG1, Vvil1.0, whole genome shotgun sequence genome includes a region encoding these proteins:
- the LOC131606937 gene encoding homeobox-leucine zipper protein HAT22-like codes for MGLNNQDAGNNNSNLQLILGLALTLTKQDTPPSNNNLTKPYSSSNNNYEAEPSLTLGLSSYYEEHVDFSAQTNSPLHSVVSSFSSGRVKRERDVSSEEIEVTEIERVSSRISDEEEDGATATRKKLRLTKDQSAMLEESFKQHSTLNPKQKQALARELNLTARQVEVWFQNRRARTKLKQTEVDCEFLKKCCETLTDENRRLQKEVQELKALKQAQPLYMPMPAATLTMCPSCERLGGGVNGGASNKSNFSMAPKPHFYNPFTNSSAAC; via the exons ATGGGTCTTAATAATCAAGATGCTGGAAATAACAACTCAAACCTTCAACTTATTCTAGGCTTAGCTCTTACTCTCACCAAACAAGACACACCACCAtccaacaacaaccttacaaaacCTTATTCATCAAGCAACAACAACTATGAAGCTGAACCATCTCTAACGTTGGGTTTATCTAGTTACTACGAAGAACATGTTGATTTTTCTGCACAAACAAACTCACCTCTCCATAGCGTTGTTTCGTCTTTCTCTAGTGGGAGagtgaaaagagaaagagatgttaGCAGTGAAGAAATCGAAGTAACGGAGATAGAAAGAGTTTCTTCGAGAATTAGCGATGAAGAAGAAGACGGTGCCACCGCAACTAGGAAGAAACTTAGACTTACCAAAGATCAATCTGCCATGCTTGAAGAAAGCTTCAAACAACACAGCACTCTCAATCCT AAACAGAAGCAAGCCTTAGCCCGAGAGTTAAATCTAACAGCTCGACAAGTTGAGGTCTGGTTTCAGAACCGCAGAGCCAg AACAAAGCTGAAGCAAACTGAGGTGGATTGTGAATTCTTGAAGAAATGTTGTGAAACATTAACAGATGAAAACAGAAGGTTACAAAAAGAGGTTCAAGAATTAAAGGCACTGAAGCAAGCACAACCTTTATATATGCCTATGCCTGCTGCAACTCTTACTATGTGCCCTTCATGTGAGAGGCTTGGTGGTGGTGTTAATGGTGGTGCTTCCAATAAGAGCAATTTTTCAATGGCTCCTAAACCTCACTTTTACAATCCTTTCACAAATTCTTCTGCAGCATGTTGA